Proteins encoded together in one Carya illinoinensis cultivar Pawnee chromosome 3, C.illinoinensisPawnee_v1, whole genome shotgun sequence window:
- the LOC122305051 gene encoding uncharacterized protein LOC122305051: protein MSCSSQTAFPTLRTVTISYSVLMDKSADLSMKIEEGFGPNGLGILSITEVPGFTALRRNLLRLSPRLAGLPEETRKELEDPHSRYNFGWSHGKEKLESGKPDLLKGSFYANPILDTPTMEASVIQRYPSYCGSNIWPDRALPELEVAFKALGKLILDVGLMVAYHCDRYASKGMNMHEDQGLEQILLRSRCHKGRLLYYFPAQQSNCTRDGDSTSSWCGWHTDHGSLTGLTCAMFTRDAVEIPCPDSAAGLYIRTRTDQIVKVVFGEDEIAYQIGETTEILSRGYLCATPHCVQAPKGEDASGLERSTFALFMQPDWDESLNFPEDVHIHKELIPSSGALTFGEYTEKLLDKYYHLKV, encoded by the exons ATGTCGTGCTCGTCCCAAACCGCCTTCCCTACTCTCAGAACTGTCACCATATCGTACTCAGTGCTCATG GACAAGAGCGCTGACTTGTCGATGAAAATCGAAGAAGGTTTTGGACCAAACGGGCTGGGAATTCTATCGATTACTGAG GTTCCGGGATTTACTGCATTGCGTCGAAATCTGTTACGTCTTTCACCTAG attGGCTGGCCTGCCTGAAGAGACGAGGAAGGAACTTGAAGATCCTCACAGTAG GTACAACTTTGGATGGAGTCATGGGAAAGAAAAGCTTGAATCTGGGAAGCCTG ATTTGTTGAAGGGCTCTTTTTATGCAAATCCAATATTAGATACGCCTACCATGGAGGCATCTGTGATACAACG GTATCCATCATACTGTGGGTCAAATATTTGGCCTGATAGGGCATTGCCAGAACTTGAAGTGG CTTTCAAGGCTCTTGGAAAGTTGATCCTTGATGTTGGGTTGATGGTGGCTTATCACTGTGACCGATATG CATCCAAAGGGATGAATATGCACGAGGATCAAGGCCTTGAGCAAATACTTCTTCGTTCTCGGTGTCATAAAGGGCGCCTGCTTTATTATTTTCCAGCACAACAGAG TAATTGTACACGAGATGGTGATTCCACATCATCCTGGTGCGGCTGGCATACGGACCATGGTTCCCTGACAG GTCTGACTTGTGCCATGTTTACAAGAGATGCTGTGGAAATACCTTGCCCTGATAGTGCTGCCGGTCTTTATATTAGAACACGAACCGATCAAATTGTCAAA GTTGTCTTTGGAGAAGATGAAATAGCATACCAGATTGGTGAAACTACAGAAATACTGTCAAGAGGTTATCTTTGTGCAACACCTCATTGTGTTCAG GCACCTAAAGGAGAGGACGCTTCTGGTCTTGAGCGTTCAACATTTGCATTGTTTATGCAACCTGACtg GGATGAAAGCCTCAATTTTCCAGAGGATGTGCATATTCATAAAGAG CTGATTCCATCAAGTGGAGCTCTTACTTTTGGAGAGTATACCGAGAAGCTACTTGATAAATATTATCACCTGAAAGTGTAG